The following proteins come from a genomic window of Methanosarcina sp. MTP4:
- a CDS encoding DUF169 domain-containing protein, whose product MESKIASSSKLSFEPVAILWSDEKPEGALQFSGLATLAGVVRDKSEEIFRPAGAVACQQMGIYLYREEESKNPRAILGFTDLAARKHIRRVMGDDMLTFAVPYRLFLEMETEVENGLLDSPSWEILTGAE is encoded by the coding sequence ATGGAAAGCAAAATTGCCAGTTCATCCAAGCTTTCTTTTGAACCGGTGGCTATCCTCTGGAGTGATGAAAAACCCGAAGGAGCCCTCCAGTTCTCGGGGCTTGCGACTCTGGCCGGGGTAGTCAGGGACAAATCAGAGGAGATTTTCAGACCTGCCGGGGCGGTAGCCTGCCAGCAGATGGGGATCTACCTGTACAGGGAGGAAGAATCCAAAAACCCGAGGGCTATCCTGGGATTCACGGACCTGGCAGCCCGGAAGCACATCAGGAGAGTTATGGGAGACGACATGCTCACCTTTGCCGTGCCGTACAGGCTCTTTCTTGAGATGGAAACAGAGGTCGAAAACGGGCTCCTTGATTCTCCTTCGTGGGAGATACTTACAGGTGCCGAATAA
- a CDS encoding NAD(P)/FAD-dependent oxidoreductase gives MKQNLPEKGAIVQRDRETYAIAPHLPGGIMDPSVLRKLADVAEKYGAAALKATSAQRIAIVGLKEEDLDAAWADLGMAPGAAIGLCVRSVKFCPGTTFCKQGKQDAVGLGLKLDEKYHGMPMPSKFKMAVSGCPNSCSEPAIKDVGIMGTAKGYTLMVGGAAGAKPRLAEPVAKELSEEEVLEAVDRIVNFYQNSGTKKRLGSFIESIGLEEFKKQTGL, from the coding sequence TTGAAACAAAATTTACCCGAAAAAGGCGCAATCGTTCAGAGAGACCGTGAAACATACGCAATAGCCCCCCACCTGCCCGGCGGAATTATGGACCCGTCAGTCCTCAGGAAACTTGCTGACGTTGCGGAAAAATACGGGGCTGCAGCCCTCAAGGCGACTTCTGCCCAGCGGATTGCAATCGTAGGGCTGAAAGAAGAAGACCTGGACGCTGCCTGGGCCGACCTCGGGATGGCGCCCGGAGCTGCCATAGGGCTCTGTGTCAGGAGCGTTAAGTTCTGTCCGGGTACGACTTTCTGCAAGCAGGGCAAGCAGGACGCAGTGGGTCTCGGCCTGAAACTGGACGAGAAGTACCACGGGATGCCCATGCCTTCCAAGTTCAAAATGGCAGTTTCCGGCTGCCCTAACTCCTGTTCCGAGCCCGCGATCAAGGATGTCGGGATTATGGGCACTGCAAAAGGGTACACCCTGATGGTCGGCGGCGCTGCTGGGGCAAAACCCAGGCTTGCCGAGCCCGTAGCAAAGGAACTTTCCGAAGAAGAAGTCCTGGAAGCCGTGGACAGGATCGTTAATTTCTACCAAAATTCCGGTACAAAAAAGAGGCTTGGCTCGTTCATCGAGAGTATTGGCCTGGAAGAATTCAAAAAACAGACCGGGCTGTGA
- a CDS encoding DUF58 domain-containing protein codes for MTRTKQKIETDFFRQLDRFTFSVRKRVSTVYAGNRPSTRSGHGIDTIGFREYDHSDELKDIDWKAYARTEKLYVRQFEEEKTLTTHILLDSSKSMDYPGYGTSKFEYAAMLAAGYAYMVTKYNDRFAISTFGEDVDIRKPRRGKKNLLRTIDHLSELELTGGTSIAESVAKYSREIKSRSLVILISDFLEEPEAVESAVYRLSDHDLILIQVLDPTEKKLPLEGNSKLIDLETGEEIRTYVSEKFRGNYLEKLDDHSARIRKACLKVGAEFYTFTSDTPIFDAFYHTIRRRRR; via the coding sequence ATGACCCGCACAAAACAAAAAATAGAAACGGATTTTTTCAGGCAGCTTGACCGCTTTACCTTCTCGGTCCGGAAGCGTGTGTCCACGGTCTACGCAGGAAACCGCCCCTCTACCCGGAGCGGACACGGCATTGATACCATAGGGTTTCGGGAGTACGACCATAGTGACGAGCTCAAGGACATCGACTGGAAAGCCTATGCCCGGACCGAAAAACTCTATGTGCGGCAGTTCGAGGAAGAAAAGACTCTTACAACCCACATCCTGCTCGATTCCAGCAAAAGCATGGACTACCCCGGATACGGGACATCGAAGTTCGAATACGCGGCCATGCTCGCGGCTGGCTATGCCTACATGGTTACGAAATACAACGACAGGTTCGCCATTTCCACTTTTGGGGAGGATGTGGACATCCGCAAGCCCAGGAGGGGAAAGAAAAACCTCCTGCGGACAATCGACCACCTGAGCGAGCTCGAGCTTACGGGGGGGACCTCTATTGCCGAAAGTGTTGCAAAGTACAGCCGGGAGATCAAGTCCAGGTCCCTTGTCATCCTTATCTCTGACTTCCTTGAGGAACCCGAAGCCGTGGAATCTGCCGTGTACAGGCTCTCGGACCATGACCTCATCCTGATCCAGGTGCTGGACCCGACCGAAAAGAAGCTTCCCCTTGAGGGGAACAGCAAGCTTATTGACCTGGAAACCGGGGAAGAGATCAGGACCTATGTCAGTGAAAAGTTCAGGGGAAACTACCTGGAAAAGCTCGATGACCACAGTGCCCGGATCAGGAAAGCCTGCCTGAAGGTAGGGGCTGAGTTCTACACCTTTACGAGCGATACTCCCATCTTTGATGCGTTCTACCATACGATCAGGAGAAGGAGGCGCTGA
- a CDS encoding ATP-binding protein: MVKRMIVKIDEEKCTGCGKCVSPCAEGAIQVINGKAKVVSEELCDGMGFCIGVCPEGAITIEERHTVEFNREKAEAQPRQTDVSIRCFSCGAGEDTHYLMPLRHKMESLWVCTRCLPQLIHG, encoded by the coding sequence ATGGTAAAACGGATGATTGTAAAAATTGACGAAGAAAAATGCACCGGCTGCGGAAAATGCGTTTCCCCCTGTGCCGAAGGCGCAATCCAGGTCATAAATGGCAAAGCAAAAGTCGTATCCGAAGAACTCTGCGACGGCATGGGCTTTTGCATAGGAGTCTGCCCCGAGGGTGCAATCACTATCGAAGAAAGGCACACAGTTGAATTCAACAGGGAAAAAGCCGAAGCCCAGCCAAGGCAGACCGACGTCTCCATCCGCTGCTTCAGCTGCGGCGCAGGCGAAGACACCCACTACCTCATGCCGCTCAGGCACAAAATGGAGAGCCTTTGGGTTTGCACTCGCTGCCTTCCGCAGCTTATCCACGGTTAA
- a CDS encoding TrmB family transcriptional regulator codes for MQKKKLLLDIGLNAYEAAAYLSLLKLGVSEASSVYRDAEVPYGKIYTVLESLAGKGFVEVQTSRPKKFRAVDPELALDAFFEKKKIELEREMALLKGSVEEAKQALETVSPQKRMNEVFWTTAITESEIKKFATSVYREVKKSVNVIPPALGMPVVANLLPEIIKAVDRGVKIRLLISPRFLALVPVFSMQGEETLGKLKKGLDIRLSQNFDSYFGVVDDSVVILFQPHPKDKDRVLSVVKIWDAGLAKNLREEFEILWQAGEIVDLKVELEKKK; via the coding sequence GTGCAGAAGAAAAAGCTCCTCCTGGATATCGGCCTAAACGCCTATGAAGCTGCAGCCTACCTCTCCCTTTTGAAACTGGGGGTATCCGAAGCAAGCTCCGTCTACAGGGATGCGGAGGTGCCCTACGGGAAGATCTATACCGTCCTCGAGTCCCTGGCTGGGAAGGGGTTTGTGGAAGTCCAGACCTCAAGGCCCAAAAAGTTCAGGGCGGTAGACCCTGAGCTCGCTCTTGATGCTTTTTTTGAGAAAAAGAAAATTGAACTTGAAAGGGAAATGGCGCTTTTGAAAGGCTCTGTCGAGGAAGCAAAACAGGCCCTGGAAACCGTATCCCCTCAGAAGCGGATGAACGAGGTCTTCTGGACAACTGCCATCACGGAATCCGAAATTAAAAAGTTTGCCACCTCCGTCTACAGGGAAGTTAAAAAATCGGTCAATGTAATCCCTCCGGCTTTAGGGATGCCCGTAGTCGCCAATCTGCTTCCGGAAATCATAAAAGCCGTAGACAGGGGGGTTAAAATCCGGCTTCTTATTTCCCCTCGTTTCCTTGCTCTTGTTCCCGTGTTTTCAATGCAGGGGGAAGAAACTCTCGGGAAACTGAAAAAAGGTCTGGACATCAGGCTCAGCCAGAACTTTGACTCGTATTTCGGGGTCGTTGACGATAGTGTGGTAATCCTCTTCCAGCCTCATCCAAAAGATAAAGACCGCGTCCTTTCGGTAGTGAAAATCTGGGATGCCGGGCTTGCAAAAAACCTCCGGGAGGAGTTTGAAATTTTGTGGCAGGCAGGGGAAATCGTTGACCTAAAAGTAGAGCTTGAGAAAAAGAAGTGA
- a CDS encoding Glu/Leu/Phe/Val dehydrogenase has translation MENMFRFADELGPFKIIHVYEPSVDLKAVLVVDNVARGPAIGGVRMAPDVSTEECFRLARAMTLKNAASDLPYGGGKIVMYGDPKMPQEKKSKMLRALASALRYTDEYIFAPDMGTDEVCMACIKDEIGRVVGLPCEVGGIPLDEIGATGWGVTHATEVALRYCDFELKGARVAIQGFGAVGKNAARFLSERGAVIVAVADSRGTVYNPEGLDVEILTMLKKEGQSVTDYPVGEKLDRDAVIGVPCEIWIPAARPDVITEDNVHLLDTKLVVEGANIPITEGAEKILHERGILYIPDFIANAGGVICAASEYQGSTQCAAFGSIEEKVRKNTELVLEASQRKGISPREAAVKLAIERVKSAMRYRRWSIFSSAPGFV, from the coding sequence ATGGAAAACATGTTCAGATTTGCTGATGAGCTTGGGCCATTTAAGATCATTCACGTTTACGAACCTTCGGTTGACCTGAAGGCAGTGCTTGTGGTGGACAATGTGGCCAGGGGGCCTGCCATCGGCGGGGTCCGGATGGCGCCTGATGTGAGTACCGAGGAGTGTTTCAGGCTGGCACGGGCCATGACCCTGAAAAATGCCGCTTCCGATCTGCCCTACGGGGGAGGAAAGATCGTCATGTACGGGGACCCGAAGATGCCGCAGGAGAAGAAAAGCAAGATGCTCAGGGCGCTTGCCTCTGCTCTCAGGTATACGGACGAGTACATCTTTGCCCCTGACATGGGGACCGATGAGGTTTGCATGGCCTGTATTAAAGACGAGATCGGCAGGGTCGTCGGCCTGCCCTGTGAAGTCGGCGGGATTCCCCTGGACGAGATCGGGGCTACCGGCTGGGGAGTTACCCATGCAACGGAGGTTGCTCTCCGCTACTGCGATTTCGAGCTTAAAGGGGCAAGGGTGGCTATCCAGGGTTTCGGGGCTGTCGGGAAAAATGCAGCCCGTTTCCTCAGTGAAAGAGGGGCCGTGATTGTTGCCGTGGCCGACTCCCGGGGAACGGTCTATAATCCCGAAGGCCTTGATGTGGAGATCCTTACCATGCTCAAAAAAGAAGGGCAAAGCGTAACCGATTACCCTGTCGGGGAAAAGCTTGACCGGGACGCAGTCATAGGCGTTCCCTGTGAAATCTGGATCCCTGCCGCCCGCCCGGATGTGATAACCGAAGACAACGTGCATCTCCTGGACACTAAACTGGTGGTGGAGGGAGCCAACATCCCTATCACGGAAGGGGCGGAGAAAATCCTTCACGAAAGAGGAATTCTCTATATCCCCGATTTCATCGCAAATGCCGGGGGCGTGATCTGCGCGGCTTCCGAGTACCAGGGGTCCACCCAGTGTGCAGCCTTCGGGTCAATAGAAGAAAAGGTTCGCAAAAACACGGAACTCGTGCTTGAGGCGTCACAGAGAAAAGGAATCAGCCCCAGGGAAGCTGCTGTAAAACTTGCAATCGAAAGGGTAAAAAGTGCAATGAGATACAGGCGCTGGTCTATTTTTTCTTCTGCGCCCGGTTTTGTGTGA
- a CDS encoding CGGC domain-containing protein, with amino-acid sequence MVEEKVSEEKKVGGKTVKEIKPASETLKPTKIAVVRCDIVSEACPGVGCFKAFNERESHFENYDENAQMIAFFTCGGCSGRRVYRLLKALKKHEPDVVHLSSCMLMEGFYPKCPHLDTIRKTIRNEGIEIVEGTHH; translated from the coding sequence ATGGTCGAAGAAAAAGTGAGTGAAGAAAAAAAGGTCGGAGGCAAAACGGTCAAAGAAATAAAGCCCGCTTCAGAGACCTTAAAACCCACAAAAATAGCGGTCGTTCGCTGTGATATCGTTTCAGAAGCCTGCCCCGGGGTTGGATGTTTCAAGGCGTTCAATGAGAGGGAATCCCATTTCGAAAATTACGATGAAAACGCACAGATGATTGCCTTCTTCACATGTGGGGGCTGCTCAGGTCGGAGAGTTTACCGCCTGCTAAAGGCGCTCAAAAAGCACGAACCTGATGTCGTGCACCTGAGTTCCTGCATGCTGATGGAAGGCTTTTATCCCAAATGCCCGCACCTCGACACCATCAGAAAAACAATCCGGAACGAAGGAATCGAAATTGTGGAGGGCACACACCACTGA
- a CDS encoding helix-turn-helix domain-containing protein, with the protein MKECAVYVKDCTVYKTMNIVGKRWTIHILLELYKGEKKEKRFNELKRKLGTITPKTLSERLTELEQEGLIEKNLDNSTNPPKSEYFLTESGMDFIKIIMGIKRWGLKWKFKNKECEKAVCKYCDI; encoded by the coding sequence ATGAAAGAATGTGCTGTATATGTCAAGGACTGCACCGTGTATAAGACAATGAATATTGTAGGGAAGAGGTGGACCATTCATATCCTTCTGGAACTGTACAAAGGGGAAAAGAAGGAAAAACGCTTCAATGAGTTGAAAAGGAAGCTTGGAACCATAACCCCAAAGACTCTTTCAGAAAGGCTTACAGAGCTTGAACAGGAAGGCCTTATCGAGAAAAACCTCGACAACTCCACGAATCCCCCGAAGTCCGAGTATTTCCTGACGGAAAGCGGAATGGATTTCATAAAGATAATCATGGGCATCAAAAGATGGGGCCTGAAATGGAAGTTCAAGAACAAGGAATGTGAAAAGGCAGTCTGCAAGTATTGTGATATCTAA
- a CDS encoding cupin domain-containing protein gives MKITDMKSAPEKPNPHNVSVRMLYDNENAQAVHIELKPGEALKKHITPVDVFFYVLEGNGAVEIGDEQVEVSRDMLIESPAKIPHRLLNPGDGTFRVLVVKAPRPTEKTRML, from the coding sequence ATGAAAATAACGGACATGAAATCAGCACCTGAAAAACCGAACCCTCACAATGTGAGTGTCCGCATGCTTTATGATAATGAAAATGCTCAGGCGGTACATATCGAACTCAAGCCCGGAGAAGCCCTGAAAAAACACATCACGCCGGTGGACGTGTTTTTCTACGTGCTCGAAGGAAACGGAGCCGTTGAGATCGGGGACGAACAGGTAGAAGTCAGCCGGGACATGCTAATAGAAAGTCCTGCAAAAATCCCCCACCGTCTTCTGAATCCCGGAGATGGGACTTTCAGGGTACTTGTCGTAAAAGCTCCAAGGCCGACGGAAAAAACACGCATGCTGTAA
- a CDS encoding acetate--CoA ligase family protein: MHSGDNLDFFFKPKSIALIGASPNPEKLSHTILESLREIGFEGKTYLVNPGYREIEGLKCYASVEEIEDEIDIAVFAVPATAVLEILRGTVENIKGAVIVSSGFRETGEEGKRMEAELKSLLKEKGIRAIGPNCLGIYDTVSKVDTFFIGSDKIERPPRNGISVLTQSGSFAAMIMDEMANEEMGVARVISYGNKADIDENDCLEFLAADEATKVAVLYIESVGDGRKFLDVASRCARKKPVVALKVGKRETGAKAASSHTGAVSGRYEAYEAAFRKTGIIEVAGYEELKDACKVLSSYTPVRGKRVLIITDGGGIGISIADACEDAGLEVSELPPEAVSRLKGSLPAFAAVRNPMDLTGNVRDEHYLAALREAFGDEYDIAIVSLLWGPPLLSEGVAENIKEFAENSGKPVIICSPGGKFPRKMASAFAANGIPVFFSPESAVRAAAVLCGHKK, translated from the coding sequence ATGCACAGTGGAGATAATCTGGACTTCTTCTTTAAACCCAAAAGTATCGCCCTTATAGGAGCTTCCCCAAATCCCGAAAAGCTTTCTCACACAATCCTTGAAAGCCTCCGTGAGATCGGTTTTGAAGGAAAAACATATCTGGTAAACCCGGGCTACCGGGAGATAGAAGGGCTCAAATGTTACGCCTCGGTGGAGGAAATAGAGGATGAAATCGACATTGCCGTCTTTGCAGTCCCGGCTACGGCTGTCCTTGAAATCCTGAGAGGCACCGTTGAAAACATAAAAGGGGCGGTCATCGTCAGTTCGGGTTTCCGGGAAACCGGAGAGGAAGGAAAAAGGATGGAAGCCGAACTGAAAAGCCTTCTCAAGGAAAAAGGGATCCGGGCTATAGGCCCGAACTGCCTGGGGATCTATGATACCGTATCGAAGGTGGACACCTTCTTTATCGGGAGCGACAAGATCGAAAGGCCCCCCAGAAATGGAATTTCCGTGCTTACCCAGAGCGGGTCCTTTGCAGCCATGATAATGGACGAGATGGCAAACGAGGAAATGGGGGTTGCAAGGGTAATAAGTTACGGGAACAAAGCCGATATTGATGAAAACGACTGCCTTGAGTTCCTCGCAGCCGATGAAGCCACAAAAGTCGCGGTCCTCTATATCGAATCCGTGGGAGACGGCCGAAAGTTCCTTGATGTAGCCTCCCGCTGCGCAAGAAAAAAACCCGTTGTTGCCCTCAAGGTCGGGAAGCGGGAAACCGGGGCAAAGGCAGCCAGTTCCCATACAGGCGCCGTGAGCGGGAGGTACGAAGCCTATGAAGCCGCCTTTCGGAAAACGGGGATCATTGAAGTAGCAGGGTATGAAGAGCTGAAAGATGCCTGTAAAGTCCTGAGCAGCTACACCCCGGTCAGGGGAAAAAGAGTCCTTATCATAACCGACGGCGGAGGAATAGGGATTTCCATTGCCGATGCCTGTGAAGATGCCGGCCTTGAAGTCTCCGAACTCCCGCCTGAGGCTGTCAGCAGGCTGAAAGGAAGCCTTCCTGCATTTGCGGCAGTAAGAAACCCCATGGACCTGACAGGAAATGTAAGGGACGAGCACTACCTGGCCGCCCTGCGGGAAGCTTTCGGGGACGAATACGACATTGCCATAGTAAGCCTGCTCTGGGGACCGCCCCTGCTTTCGGAAGGAGTAGCTGAAAATATAAAGGAATTTGCCGAAAATTCCGGAAAGCCGGTTATCATCTGCTCCCCGGGAGGAAAGTTCCCCCGGAAAATGGCTTCAGCTTTTGCGGCAAACGGGATTCCTGTCTTTTTCAGCCCGGAAAGTGCAGTCAGGGCAGCGGCGGTGCTTTGCGGGCATAAAAAATGA
- a CDS encoding MarR family winged helix-turn-helix transcriptional regulator gives MEKLEPIGKVISYIYRYQRIFLDKELEPYGIGSGQFSFMMSLYLKDGVKQETFARMYKIDKATVARAIKKLEETGYVYRKQDAEDKRAYNVILTEKGKDIEAKMKEVAIKWNNIVLAGFSEEEKRLNAALFERMEQNITELFD, from the coding sequence ATGGAAAAACTGGAACCGATAGGCAAAGTAATTTCGTACATTTACAGGTACCAGCGGATTTTCCTGGACAAAGAACTGGAACCATACGGCATCGGCAGCGGGCAGTTTAGCTTTATGATGTCGCTTTACTTAAAGGACGGAGTAAAACAGGAGACCTTTGCCAGAATGTACAAAATAGACAAAGCCACCGTTGCACGAGCAATAAAAAAGCTGGAGGAAACCGGCTATGTCTACAGGAAACAGGATGCAGAAGACAAAAGAGCATACAATGTCATTTTAACTGAAAAAGGAAAGGACATAGAAGCAAAAATGAAAGAAGTAGCCATAAAGTGGAACAATATCGTGCTAGCAGGTTTCAGTGAAGAGGAAAAAAGACTTAACGCTGCGCTTTTTGAAAGGATGGAGCAGAATATAACTGAACTTTTTGATTGA
- a CDS encoding MoxR family ATPase, translating into MYENDADSEQASMTYQNAGRIFKSFFEEIGNVIVGQKEAVEQITIALLCEGHALVESNPGLAKTLMISTISKAMNLKFSRIQCTPDLMPSDITGTYVIEEKEKGKEFRFEPGPVFANIVLADEINRASPKTQSALLEAMQEKQVTVGNDTYLLDRPFFILATQNPIEMEGTYPLPEAQLDRFLLKILLEYPSFEEEMEIVKRYTKSEVPQVTRGLDKSTLLNLQKLTRQVPISDELTQRALSIVTMTRKDKENIEFGASPRASIGLILAAKARALIEGRNFVSKEDVDTMAYPVLRHRIILTFEAERSGMTSDEAVEKILQKVK; encoded by the coding sequence ATGTACGAAAATGATGCAGATTCGGAGCAGGCCTCCATGACCTACCAGAACGCGGGCAGGATTTTCAAGAGTTTTTTTGAGGAGATCGGGAATGTCATCGTAGGCCAGAAAGAGGCAGTGGAGCAGATCACGATCGCCCTCCTCTGTGAAGGGCACGCTCTGGTGGAAAGTAATCCGGGGCTTGCAAAAACCCTTATGATCTCCACTATTTCAAAGGCAATGAACCTGAAGTTCAGCAGGATCCAGTGTACTCCTGATCTCATGCCCTCCGACATCACAGGGACCTACGTGATTGAGGAAAAAGAAAAAGGTAAGGAGTTCAGGTTTGAGCCGGGTCCCGTCTTTGCAAATATCGTGCTTGCAGACGAAATTAACAGGGCTTCTCCGAAGACCCAGTCTGCCCTGCTCGAGGCAATGCAGGAGAAGCAGGTGACTGTCGGAAACGATACCTACCTGCTGGACCGGCCTTTCTTCATCCTTGCGACCCAGAACCCCATTGAAATGGAAGGGACTTATCCCCTGCCCGAAGCCCAGCTTGACCGTTTCCTCCTGAAGATCCTGCTGGAATACCCCTCCTTTGAAGAGGAAATGGAAATCGTAAAGCGCTACACGAAATCCGAGGTCCCGCAGGTTACAAGGGGCCTGGACAAGTCCACCCTTCTCAATTTACAGAAACTCACAAGACAGGTCCCGATTTCGGACGAACTCACCCAGCGTGCCCTTTCTATCGTGACAATGACCCGGAAAGACAAAGAAAACATCGAATTTGGGGCTTCTCCACGTGCTTCCATAGGGCTTATCCTTGCTGCAAAAGCCCGCGCCCTCATTGAAGGCAGGAACTTTGTGAGCAAGGAAGATGTCGATACCATGGCCTACCCTGTACTCAGGCACAGGATAATCCTTACCTTCGAAGCCGAACGGAGCGGGATGACCTCCGATGAGGCAGTCGAAAAAATCCTCCAGAAAGTCAAATGA
- a CDS encoding NAD(P)/FAD-dependent oxidoreductase, with product MKKTIPEKNAIIQRDGETYLIAPRTPGGLVDPATLRKIADVAEKYGAATLKMTSEQKMAIVGLQEEDIDAAWADLGMDAGMVAGPFVKAVKICLGTTFCRKGQQDAVGLGTKLEARYRGVKLPYMLKMAVSGCPSSCSEPVIKDVGVMGTAKGYTLMVGGAAGLKPRLADVVAKGLTEDEVLEAVDRIIDFFKEYGENRKRLGTIIDEIGLEEFKKEVGLWEK from the coding sequence ATGAAGAAGACAATACCTGAAAAAAATGCTATTATCCAGCGCGACGGAGAAACCTACTTAATTGCCCCAAGGACCCCGGGAGGGCTTGTTGACCCCGCAACCCTGAGAAAGATTGCGGATGTTGCGGAGAAATACGGGGCTGCCACCCTGAAAATGACCTCCGAACAGAAGATGGCAATCGTGGGCTTACAGGAAGAGGACATTGACGCCGCCTGGGCAGATCTCGGTATGGACGCCGGAATGGTTGCCGGACCCTTTGTAAAGGCTGTCAAGATCTGCCTGGGTACGACCTTCTGCAGGAAAGGCCAGCAGGATGCCGTAGGCCTCGGGACGAAACTGGAAGCCAGGTACAGGGGAGTAAAGCTTCCTTACATGCTAAAAATGGCTGTTTCGGGCTGCCCGAGTTCCTGCTCCGAACCCGTAATTAAGGACGTCGGGGTCATGGGCACCGCAAAAGGCTACACTCTCATGGTAGGCGGGGCTGCCGGACTGAAACCGAGGCTCGCAGATGTCGTGGCAAAGGGTCTCACTGAAGACGAAGTCCTGGAAGCTGTCGACAGGATCATTGATTTCTTCAAGGAATACGGAGAAAACAGGAAGAGACTCGGAACAATCATAGACGAGATCGGCCTGGAAGAGTTCAAAAAGGAAGTAGGCCTCTGGGAAAAATAA
- the pheA gene encoding prephenate dehydratase — translation MIIGVLGPEGSYSERAAKLWMRNNGLEAAELRYFEDIEDAFFAAARGKTDISVIPIENSIEGSVGVTLDLLREDGAVISGEVVVKIEHCLLSKGSPEAIRVILSHPQALAQCRHFLKVNFPHAELRSTGSTSHAARLAGEFEEMAAIASPEAAEKYGLKVLLSNIQDREENHTRFIVLRAEVSGKCSPSGCKGAGKESDRIRIQCKTSLIAYLAKDSPGSLYGLLGAFAERGINLTKIESRPSKRELGDYYFYIDFEGSASDALIKDALEDIKAKADILRVLGSYPALGNSEA, via the coding sequence ATGATCATCGGCGTGCTGGGGCCCGAAGGCTCATATTCGGAAAGGGCGGCAAAGCTCTGGATGCGTAACAATGGCCTGGAAGCTGCGGAACTGCGGTATTTTGAGGATATCGAGGACGCTTTTTTTGCCGCGGCCAGAGGAAAAACGGATATTTCGGTAATTCCCATCGAAAATTCCATCGAGGGTTCGGTAGGTGTAACCCTGGACCTCCTCCGGGAAGACGGAGCAGTAATAAGCGGGGAGGTCGTGGTCAAAATCGAGCACTGCCTGCTCTCTAAAGGCAGCCCTGAAGCCATCAGGGTCATCCTCTCCCACCCCCAGGCCCTTGCCCAGTGCAGGCATTTCCTGAAAGTGAATTTCCCGCACGCGGAACTCAGGAGCACGGGCAGCACTTCCCATGCTGCAAGACTTGCCGGGGAGTTTGAGGAAATGGCAGCAATTGCCTCCCCCGAGGCTGCCGAAAAGTACGGGTTGAAGGTCTTGCTTTCCAACATCCAGGACCGGGAGGAAAACCATACCCGTTTCATTGTCTTGAGGGCTGAGGTATCCGGAAAATGCAGTCCTTCCGGCTGCAAGGGAGCGGGTAAGGAATCTGACCGGATACGAATCCAATGCAAAACTTCCTTGATCGCCTACCTGGCTAAAGACAGTCCCGGATCCCTCTACGGCTTGCTGGGGGCCTTTGCGGAGCGGGGGATCAACCTGACAAAGATCGAATCGCGGCCTTCCAAAAGGGAACTTGGAGACTATTATTTCTACATCGATTTCGAGGGCTCTGCCAGCGATGCACTTATAAAAGATGCCTTAGAAGATATTAAGGCAAAAGCTGATATCCTAAGAGTCCTTGGTTCATATCCGGCTTTAGGAAATTCGGAAGCTTAA
- a CDS encoding helix-turn-helix domain-containing protein — MKNCTVYKTMNIMGKRWTIHILLELHKGDKKEKGFNELKRKLGGVTPRILSARLVELESEGLIIKQTDHSKVPGRSEYFLTESGEDFIQVIQGIKKWGTKWKFKNSECDRSVCKYCDL; from the coding sequence ATGAAAAACTGCACTGTTTACAAAACGATGAATATTATGGGAAAACGATGGACTATCCACATCCTTCTGGAGCTGCACAAAGGAGATAAGAAAGAAAAAGGTTTTAACGAACTTAAAAGGAAGCTCGGCGGCGTCACCCCGAGAATTCTTTCAGCCCGTCTGGTGGAACTTGAAAGTGAAGGGCTGATCATAAAGCAAACAGACCACTCCAAGGTTCCCGGCAGGTCCGAATATTTCCTTACGGAAAGCGGGGAAGACTTCATACAGGTTATCCAGGGAATCAAAAAATGGGGCACGAAGTGGAAATTCAAGAACAGCGAGTGCGACAGGTCTGTCTGCAAATACTGCGACCTTTGA